Part of the Acidobacteriota bacterium genome, GTCGCATCTGAAATCGCAGCGTTAAGATCGTTAAAACGCAGACTTTGCCGAAGAAAACCCGTATTGATTCGAAAAGGTGAGTAAATGGTGCGTAAAGCAGAAAGGCTGGCGCCGAAGTTGGTCAACTGCTGTAGATAATGGTGATCCGACCAGACTCGAACCTGGGACCCAATGGTTAAAAGCCATTTGTTTCACTGACTGAGCTATCGGACCACGTTCTTGCCGGGTCGTTCCCGACCGAATTCGAAATTGTACAATCTGAGCCGTTCGATGGCAAGTAACTATCGTTAGAAGGTGTCGGTCATCGTCTGTGGTTAGATGATTTTGTAAATCAATGGGTCGCGAGGTCTAATTCCATGCAAATATCGGCTCGTTCGTAGGGCGAACGTTCGTCGAGCATCGTCTCGGTAAAGCCATGTTTGCGATAGAGAATGATGGCAGGCCGGAGTTTGGTATTCGAAAGCAGGAATAGCCGCCGCTTGCCCGATGCTCGCGTCTCCAACGCAGGCTTCGATCAGACGGTCGCCGATCCCATTGCCCTGAAAGGCAGGCGAGACGGCCATTTGGGCAAGTTCAAACGACCGCTGTCCGCATTTATCAACGCGACCGTTCCCGCGACCTGGTCGCCGATCATTGCGAAGAATATTTGCCCTCCTCGGTCGATAACGAGTTCTTTTGGGCGTTCGAGTATCTCGCGGTCGTGTTTCTGAACGACGAAGAATCGCTCGATCCACTCGTAATTGAGGTCGGCGAAGCCTTTGCCAGCGACTGGTCAAACGTCACGATCCTCACCTCGAGAACCTCGCTCATCTCAGTCTTGAACCAGCCTTCCATCACTGATTCGTGAAGTATTATCGTCTGATCGCGTTCGGGACCGGTCGAGATCGAAGGCCGACCTCAACGCCGATCTGATCCGAAAGACACCTTACGTATTCCTGCTTTGCCCGGCAGTTTTCCATCGAACTCGGTCGTCGACGGTGTCAGATCGCCATCCCTTACACGTCTCAAAAAACCGGTTTGATGTTCCTGAGGTCGTGCGAAACGGCCGGAAAGGTGTCCACACGGCGTCCGTCGATCTCACAACCGATGCAGACCTTTATCTCATCCGGAGTTCGTCCAGCACGTCGAGCTTTTGTAAGGGCGATCGAATCAAAACCGTACCAGCTCTGCAGCATATCGCGTAGCAACGCGTCGAACCAACCGCAACGCCTCCGGACGTTTGGTCACCGAACCATATTCGTTCCCACGCTGCCTGATGAGATCTGCCACGCCTTCTTCGGCGTCGATCATTTCGGTCGGGAACGGCCCTTCACCCGACGCGCGTGTCGCATAT contains:
- a CDS encoding adenylosuccinate synthetase, which produces MLQSWYGFDSIALTKARRAGRTPDEIKVCIGCEIDGRRVDTFPAVSHDLRNIKPVF
- a CDS encoding adenylosuccinate synthetase, producing MRAFLRTISPACSACVRTYATRASGEGPFPTEMIDAEEGVADLIRQRGNEYGSVTKRPEALRLVRRVATRYAAELVRF